Proteins encoded in a region of the Deltaproteobacteria bacterium genome:
- the gcvT gene encoding glycine cleavage system aminomethyltransferase GcvT: MDLRKTPLNQIHKELSAKMVPFAGWEMPVQYTGIIDEHRIVRKKVGLFDVSHMGEIFVAGERALEAVQLLTTNDASKMVDGQVQYTLLCYPDGGIVDDVTLYKFNEQRFLFCVNASNTERDFEWIKENVGDIANLKNASDSFAQLSIQGPLAQEVLQKSCNIDLSEIKYYHFMVGLISSAGTIISRTGYTGEDGFEIYIPPEEANRIWNKILDDGKSYGIKPIGLGARDTLRLEMGYPLYGNELSKDTTPLEAGLARFVAFNKNDFIGKKSLESQTKTGIKKKLIGFKMIETGIARHGSQIFNDKKPIGEVTSGTMSPSIGIPIGMGYVEAGFSETGREIGIGIRNRISKAVIVTKRFYNLQHKL; this comes from the coding sequence ATGGACTTAAGGAAGACCCCTTTAAATCAAATCCATAAAGAACTCAGTGCAAAGATGGTCCCATTCGCCGGATGGGAGATGCCTGTCCAGTATACAGGCATAATTGATGAACACAGGATAGTCAGGAAAAAGGTTGGACTATTTGATGTAAGCCACATGGGTGAGATATTTGTGGCAGGGGAAAGGGCCCTGGAGGCTGTGCAACTCCTGACCACAAATGATGCCTCAAAGATGGTTGACGGACAGGTTCAATACACGCTTTTATGTTATCCTGACGGCGGTATTGTAGATGATGTAACCCTCTACAAATTTAATGAGCAGAGGTTTTTATTTTGCGTAAATGCGTCAAATACAGAAAGGGACTTTGAATGGATTAAAGAAAATGTTGGGGATATTGCAAATCTAAAAAATGCAAGCGATTCCTTTGCCCAGTTGTCTATTCAGGGACCTCTTGCGCAGGAGGTCTTGCAAAAGAGTTGCAATATTGATTTGTCTGAAATAAAATATTACCATTTTATGGTTGGTTTGATAAGCAGTGCAGGCACTATTATATCAAGGACAGGTTACACAGGTGAGGACGGTTTTGAAATATATATCCCGCCTGAAGAGGCAAATAGGATATGGAATAAAATACTTGACGATGGTAAATCTTATGGTATAAAACCAATTGGACTTGGGGCAAGGGATACACTGCGGCTGGAAATGGGTTATCCTTTATATGGAAATGAACTTTCAAAAGATACAACACCTCTTGAGGCAGGGCTTGCAAGGTTTGTTGCCTTTAATAAAAATGATTTTATAGGAAAAAAATCTCTTGAATCCCAGACTAAAACTGGTATAAAAAAGAAACTGATAGGGTTTAAGATGATTGAAACAGGTATCGCACGGCACGGCAGTCAAATATTTAATGATAAAAAACCTATTGGTGAGGTTACAAGCGGGACAATGTCTCCGTCCATTGGCATACCTATTGGCATGGGTTATGTGGAAGCAGGGTTCAGTGAAACAGGGAGAGAGATTGGTATAGGGATAAGGAACAGAATCTCAAAGGCTGTAATTGTTACAAAAAGGTTTTATAATCTGCAGCACAAATTATAA
- the gcvH gene encoding glycine cleavage system protein GcvH, whose translation MDFPKELRYSKEHEWARAESNIVTIGITDYAQDSLGDVVYIELPREGSTVTKDETFGVVESVKAVSDLYSPVTGKVIEVNDALIDSPEVINDDPYGDAWMIKVEISNPAEIDDLLTADEYKDFVEEEK comes from the coding sequence ATGGATTTCCCAAAAGAACTAAGGTATTCAAAGGAACACGAATGGGCAAGGGCTGAAAGCAATATTGTTACAATCGGCATCACAGACTATGCCCAGGACTCTTTAGGCGATGTTGTATATATTGAACTGCCTCGGGAGGGAAGCACTGTTACAAAAGATGAGACATTTGGTGTTGTTGAATCTGTCAAGGCAGTATCTGACCTTTATTCGCCTGTAACAGGAAAGGTGATAGAGGTAAATGATGCCCTTATTGACAGCCCTGAGGTTATAAATGATGACCCATACGGCGATGCATGGATGATAAAGGTTGAAATATCAAATCCTGCAGAGATTGATGACCTTCTCACTGCCGATGAATATAAAGACTTTGTTGAGGAGGAGAAGTAA
- a CDS encoding methylenetetrahydrofolate reductase codes for MQTLKESLASNKFVITAEICPPKGTDTSIFIKNARLLKDKIDAANVTDNQRAVMRLSSLACSVLLLKEGIDPVFQMTCRDRNRIALQSDILGAWTLGIKNILALSGDHVSFGDHREAKPVFDLDSVQLIQTISKLNNARNMNDISLNSGTDFLIGAVVAPGANPPEPEMLKFEKKVSAGAKFFQTQAFYDMEKFKRFYEYAKKLGTDLKSVPTILAGILLLKSAKMAHFLNNNVPGVNVPQNLINELEQAPDQLQKGIEIAARQIKELKTFCDGVHIMAIGQEDNVPKIIEMSN; via the coding sequence ATGCAAACCCTAAAAGAATCGCTTGCATCAAACAAATTTGTTATAACTGCCGAAATCTGTCCGCCAAAAGGCACTGATACATCAATATTTATAAAAAATGCAAGGCTCTTGAAAGATAAGATTGATGCGGCAAATGTTACTGATAACCAAAGGGCAGTGATGAGGCTGTCATCTCTTGCGTGTTCAGTGTTACTTTTAAAAGAAGGCATTGACCCTGTATTCCAGATGACTTGCAGGGACAGGAACAGGATTGCGCTTCAATCAGACATCCTCGGCGCATGGACCCTTGGCATAAAAAATATTCTGGCGCTGTCAGGAGACCATGTGTCTTTCGGGGACCACCGTGAGGCAAAACCTGTGTTTGACCTCGATTCTGTTCAACTGATTCAGACTATATCAAAACTTAACAATGCACGGAATATGAATGATATATCATTAAACAGCGGAACAGATTTTTTAATAGGGGCAGTTGTTGCGCCAGGGGCTAATCCGCCTGAACCTGAGATGCTCAAGTTTGAAAAAAAGGTCTCAGCAGGCGCAAAGTTCTTTCAGACGCAGGCGTTTTATGATATGGAGAAATTCAAAAGATTTTATGAATATGCAAAAAAATTGGGGACAGATTTGAAATCTGTCCCCACAATACTTGCCGGCATCCTCCTTTTGAAATCTGCAAAGATGGCGCACTTTCTAAATAACAATGTGCCGGGTGTCAATGTACCGCAAAACCTTATAAATGAATTGGAACAGGCACCTGACCAGCTGCAAAAAGGCATTGAGATAGCAGCAAGACAGATTAAGGAACTAAAGACATTTTGTGATGGTGTCCACATAATGGCAATAGGGCAAGAAGATAATGTGCCAAAAATTATAGAGATGTCAAACTAA
- a CDS encoding methylenetetrahydrofolate reductase C-terminal domain-containing protein, with protein sequence MIITKKKDFQKILEYLKNKNKIFLYGCNSCAEQCETGGEKEVKEMTLLLENAGKKVTGFSIPDETCYSMAVKQVLKQYKQDILDSDAVLVLACGAGVKAVADSIGDEKPVFPALDSLYLANVTRYGHFAEGCSLCGDCLLAYTAGICPHTDCPKGLLNGPCGGVENGMCEVNIENECAWIRIYRRLEKQGRLDVMKRVAPAKDHSSGVKPRNTIVESRRKK encoded by the coding sequence ATGATAATCACAAAGAAAAAAGATTTTCAAAAGATTTTGGAATACCTTAAAAATAAAAATAAAATATTTTTATACGGCTGCAACTCTTGCGCTGAACAGTGCGAGACAGGCGGGGAAAAGGAAGTAAAAGAGATGACCTTGCTTCTTGAGAATGCAGGCAAAAAGGTTACAGGCTTTTCCATCCCTGATGAGACCTGCTACAGCATGGCAGTTAAACAGGTTTTAAAGCAATATAAACAAGATATTTTAGATTCTGACGCTGTCCTTGTCCTTGCATGCGGCGCAGGTGTAAAGGCTGTGGCAGACAGCATAGGTGATGAGAAACCTGTATTTCCTGCCCTTGATTCCCTGTATCTAGCAAATGTTACAAGGTATGGACATTTTGCAGAAGGCTGTAGTCTTTGCGGTGACTGTCTACTTGCCTATACTGCTGGTATCTGTCCTCACACAGATTGCCCAAAAGGGCTTCTAAACGGTCCATGCGGCGGCGTGGAAAACGGCATGTGCGAGGTAAACATTGAAAATGAATGCGCATGGATAAGGATTTACCGCCGTCTTGAAAAACAGGGAAGGCTTGATGTCATGAAAAGGGTTGCGCCTGCAAAAGACCATTCTTCCGGAGTAAAGCCGAGAAATACTATAGTGGAATCAAGAAGAAAAAAGTAG
- a CDS encoding bifunctional methylenetetrahydrofolate dehydrogenase/methenyltetrahydrofolate cyclohydrolase (catalyzes the formation of 5,10-methenyltetrahydrofolate from 5,10-methylenetetrahydrofolate and subsequent formation of 10-formyltetrahydrofolate from 5,10-methenyltetrahydrofolate): SDWIKPGAVVIDVGVNRLENGKLAGDVDFEDVKERASFITPVPGGVGPMTIAILLHNTIEAAKKQFKSLRV, translated from the coding sequence ATCTGATTGGATAAAACCAGGCGCTGTGGTTATAGATGTTGGTGTAAACCGCCTTGAAAACGGGAAACTTGCAGGGGATGTGGATTTTGAAGATGTTAAAGAAAGGGCTTCTTTTATAACACCTGTGCCGGGCGGGGTCGGCCCAATGACAATTGCAATACTGCTGCATAACACAATAGAGGCAGCAAAAAAACAGTTTAAGAGTTTAAGAGTTTAA
- the gcvPA gene encoding aminomethyl-transferring glycine dehydrogenase subunit GcvPA, whose protein sequence is MSYIPHTDNDIKEMLGVIGIKAVHDLFNAIPPDIRLKTPLNLPNELPEQELVREITNISRKNGNIEDYISFIGAGAYNHYVPSIVHHIILRSEFYTAYTPYQPEISQGTLQAIFEYQTLICQLTGMDVTNASMYDGASASAEAVLMAQRINSRPECLLSSALHPEYREVVKTYLGIRRDSIKEIPFCTETGATPVEAVERYIDKDTACVVIQYPNFFGSIEDLSAISEIVHKNGSVFIVVITEPISLGLLKPPGAFDADIVVGEGQAFGSALNLGGPYLGFFATKEGFLRNMPGRLVGETIDKDGKRGYILTLATREQHIRREKATSNICTNEGLCALTAAIYLTALGKTGIVNLAKINLCKMHYLRQRLKELKNVKPAFSSPVFNECVINLNEDGDTVIKSLLKQGILGGISLKRFYPQLNSHILLCATEMNTKEDIDMLIEELKELKNE, encoded by the coding sequence ATGTCCTACATTCCTCACACTGACAATGATATAAAAGAGATGCTGGGGGTAATTGGCATTAAGGCAGTCCATGACCTGTTTAATGCCATTCCTCCTGATATAAGACTCAAGACCCCTTTAAACCTGCCAAATGAACTGCCTGAACAGGAACTTGTCAGAGAAATCACAAACATAAGCAGAAAAAATGGCAATATTGAGGACTACATCTCCTTTATTGGCGCAGGTGCATACAACCATTATGTGCCAAGCATTGTCCATCACATCATCCTCCGCTCGGAGTTTTATACAGCATACACGCCATATCAGCCTGAAATAAGTCAGGGAACACTTCAGGCAATATTTGAATACCAGACGCTTATATGCCAGTTGACAGGGATGGATGTCACCAATGCGTCAATGTATGACGGTGCATCAGCATCAGCAGAGGCTGTTCTTATGGCACAGCGGATAAACTCAAGACCTGAGTGCCTTTTATCATCTGCCCTCCATCCAGAATACAGAGAGGTTGTTAAGACATATCTCGGCATCCGCAGAGACAGTATCAAAGAAATCCCTTTCTGCACTGAAACAGGGGCAACACCTGTAGAGGCAGTAGAAAGATATATTGATAAAGATACTGCCTGTGTTGTTATTCAATACCCAAACTTTTTTGGTTCTATTGAAGACTTAAGTGCAATATCAGAAATAGTTCATAAAAACGGCTCTGTATTCATTGTTGTAATTACCGAACCTATATCACTTGGTTTATTAAAGCCGCCTGGGGCGTTTGACGCAGATATAGTGGTTGGTGAAGGACAGGCATTTGGTAGTGCGCTCAACTTAGGCGGTCCGTATCTTGGTTTTTTTGCAACTAAAGAAGGATTTTTAAGAAATATGCCCGGCAGACTTGTGGGGGAAACAATTGACAAGGATGGCAAAAGGGGTTATATCCTCACCCTTGCTACAAGAGAGCAGCATATAAGAAGGGAGAAGGCAACATCAAATATCTGCACAAACGAAGGTTTGTGCGCACTAACCGCTGCTATTTATCTCACAGCTCTTGGCAAAACAGGCATTGTTAATCTGGCAAAAATCAATCTCTGCAAGATGCACTATTTGAGACAGCGATTAAAGGAACTGAAAAATGTAAAACCTGCATTTTCATCTCCTGTCTTCAATGAGTGTGTAATAAACTTAAATGAGGACGGAGATACAGTTATAAAGTCCTTATTAAAACAGGGCATACTGGGCGGCATATCACTTAAACGATTTTACCCTCAACTTAATTCTCACATCCTTCTTTGCGCCACAGAAATGAATACAAAAGAAGATATTGATATGTTGATAGAAGAACTTAAGGAACTTAAAAATGAGTAG
- a CDS encoding nucleotidyltransferase domain-containing protein, producing MVDKVVRASVEAFLRKVRANEVSVRCGVIFGSQATGRSSALSDIDLLVVSARFDERRERKDINLLWHLAARTDSRIEPIPCGEKQWLEDDSSAIIEIARRDGEVVEV from the coding sequence ATGGTTGACAAAGTTGTTAGAGCGTCAGTAGAAGCCTTTCTTAGAAAGGTTCGCGCAAACGAGGTTTCTGTGCGATGCGGCGTTATTTTCGGTTCACAGGCAACAGGACGGTCAAGCGCATTGAGCGACATAGACCTTTTGGTAGTATCTGCCCGATTTGATGAAAGGCGTGAAAGAAAGGACATAAACCTGCTCTGGCATCTTGCAGCAAGAACAGACAGCCGTATTGAGCCGATTCCCTGCGGCGAGAAACAATGGCTTGAGGATGATTCCAGCGCAATCATAGAGATTGCAAGGCGGGATGGAGAGGTTGTAGAGGTGTAA